A single window of Martelella sp. NC20 DNA harbors:
- a CDS encoding DMT family transporter, which translates to MSIPSAVRRPSTRLVATFLMLCGVAAFTLVDTFSKSLTARHAPLVVMFMQYGLSALMMLPVALGQGAAGFRIIGPRLLVLRAAIGVVVSFLIVTSLSLLPFTVAAALLQLETLFFIPLAIVLLKERADWRRWFAVGLGLGGAFLILRPGTETFQLAGLVALAGAVALAIKNVVLKQVAMSEATVPALFWMYVLMAGIAAIPAWFAWGGMSLADFGLFLVSAALVNISNYSMLRAFSMADAVQLTPALHTALPIAVLIGIVVFGEWPTPFVWAGIALIFLATFMPSGPEKSG; encoded by the coding sequence ATGTCTATTCCCAGCGCTGTCCGGCGCCCCAGCACGCGACTTGTCGCGACCTTTCTGATGCTCTGCGGGGTCGCCGCGTTTACGCTCGTCGACACGTTTTCCAAGTCGCTCACGGCCCGCCACGCGCCGCTGGTGGTGATGTTCATGCAATATGGCCTGTCGGCGCTGATGATGCTGCCGGTGGCGCTCGGCCAGGGCGCGGCGGGGTTTCGCATCATCGGGCCACGGCTGCTGGTGCTGCGCGCCGCGATCGGCGTCGTCGTCAGCTTCCTGATCGTGACGTCGCTATCGCTGTTGCCGTTCACGGTTGCCGCGGCGCTGTTGCAGCTCGAAACGCTGTTCTTCATTCCGCTGGCGATCGTGCTGTTGAAGGAGCGCGCCGACTGGCGGCGGTGGTTCGCGGTCGGTCTCGGTCTCGGCGGCGCGTTTCTGATCCTGCGTCCCGGTACGGAGACCTTTCAGCTCGCGGGCCTCGTCGCGCTGGCGGGCGCGGTTGCGCTCGCCATCAAGAACGTGGTGTTGAAACAGGTGGCAATGAGCGAGGCGACGGTGCCGGCGCTGTTCTGGATGTATGTGCTGATGGCAGGCATCGCCGCGATCCCGGCATGGTTTGCGTGGGGCGGCATGAGCCTTGCCGATTTCGGCCTGTTTCTCGTCTCGGCAGCACTTGTCAATATAAGCAACTATTCCATGCTGCGGGCGTTTTCGATGGCGGACGCGGTGCAACTGACGCCGGCGCTCCACACCGCGCTGCCGATCGCGGTGCTGATCGGCATTGTCGTCTTCGGCGAATGGCCCACCCCGTTCGTCTGGGCTGGCATCGCCTTGATTTTCCTTGCGACCTTCATGCCTTCGGGGCCTGAGAAAAGCGGGTAG
- a CDS encoding ABC transporter transmembrane domain-containing protein, which produces MSRNEPAGGDRMRALNPLTGLLPYIRAYRGLVAGALFFLLTASLVTLALPVAVRRVIDHGFSDSDAQLINNYFLVLGLMALALGISSALRYFFVMILGERVVTDLRRDVFDNVVRLSPAFFDVNQSGEIVSRLTADAVQIKSAFGATASIALRNLIMGLGALAMMVYTSPRLSVMVIAAIPIVVLPLIAAGRNVRSRSRAAQDELADATAFAGEAISATRTLQAFTAEAMAGRRYGLSVEHAFSAARSTLKARAGLTAVAISLVFCSITAILWFGAQSVLAGTMSGGTLGQFLLYSVLAAGALGQLSEVWGELSLAAGAAERLTELLHEKRQIAAPQNPLPLPAPATGAIGIENVAFRYPTGGAKAGALSGVSLSVAPGETVAVVGPSGAGKSTLFSLLLRFYDPDQGRITLDGLDLRDVDPQALRERFALVPQDVAIFAASIHDNIALGRPDASREEVRAAAIAAQADGFIDKLENGYDTMAGERGITFSGGQRQRIAIARAVLRDAPVLLLDEATSALDAESETLVQQALGTLMQGRTTLVIAHRLATVLSADRIVVMDEGRIVEEGRHETLVKRNGLYARLARLQFDVGTERRAG; this is translated from the coding sequence TTGAGCCGAAATGAACCAGCCGGGGGCGACAGGATGCGGGCGCTGAACCCGCTTACCGGACTTCTTCCCTATATCCGCGCCTATCGCGGCCTCGTGGCGGGCGCGCTGTTCTTCCTGCTGACCGCCTCCCTGGTCACCCTCGCGCTTCCGGTTGCGGTGCGCCGCGTCATCGACCACGGGTTTTCGGATTCCGACGCCCAGTTGATCAACAATTATTTCCTGGTTCTCGGGCTGATGGCACTGGCGCTCGGGATATCGAGCGCGCTTCGCTATTTCTTCGTGATGATTCTCGGCGAGCGCGTGGTGACCGACCTGCGCCGCGATGTGTTCGACAATGTCGTGCGGCTCTCACCCGCCTTCTTCGACGTCAACCAGTCGGGCGAGATCGTCTCGCGCCTGACCGCTGACGCAGTCCAGATCAAGTCGGCCTTCGGGGCCACCGCGTCGATTGCGCTGCGCAACCTGATCATGGGCCTCGGCGCGCTGGCGATGATGGTCTACACCTCGCCCCGGCTTTCGGTGATGGTGATCGCCGCGATCCCGATCGTGGTGCTGCCGCTGATCGCGGCGGGTCGTAATGTCCGCTCCCGCTCGCGCGCGGCGCAAGACGAATTGGCCGATGCCACCGCCTTTGCCGGCGAGGCCATTAGCGCGACCCGGACGCTGCAGGCGTTTACCGCCGAGGCGATGGCCGGCCGCCGCTACGGCTTAAGCGTCGAGCATGCATTTTCAGCCGCCCGATCGACGCTGAAGGCGCGGGCCGGACTGACAGCGGTCGCCATCAGCCTGGTGTTCTGCTCGATTACCGCCATCCTGTGGTTCGGCGCCCAATCGGTGCTTGCCGGCACGATGTCGGGCGGAACGCTCGGCCAGTTCCTGCTTTATTCGGTGCTCGCCGCAGGCGCCCTCGGCCAGCTTTCGGAAGTCTGGGGCGAATTGTCGCTGGCCGCGGGCGCTGCCGAGCGCCTGACCGAACTGCTGCACGAAAAGCGCCAGATCGCCGCCCCGCAAAATCCCCTGCCCCTGCCCGCGCCCGCCACCGGCGCGATCGGGATCGAGAACGTCGCCTTCCGATACCCCACCGGCGGGGCAAAGGCCGGCGCGCTTTCGGGCGTCTCGCTCAGCGTCGCGCCCGGCGAAACCGTCGCCGTCGTCGGCCCGTCGGGGGCGGGCAAGAGCACGCTTTTCTCGCTGCTGTTGCGCTTCTACGATCCCGATCAGGGCCGCATCACCCTCGATGGTCTCGACCTGCGCGACGTCGATCCGCAGGCCCTGCGCGAACGTTTCGCGCTGGTGCCGCAGGATGTCGCGATCTTCGCGGCGAGCATCCACGACAATATCGCGCTGGGGCGGCCCGATGCGAGCCGGGAGGAGGTCCGCGCCGCCGCCATCGCCGCCCAGGCCGACGGCTTTATCGACAAGCTCGAAAATGGCTATGACACCATGGCCGGCGAGCGCGGCATCACCTTTTCCGGCGGCCAGCGCCAACGTATCGCGATCGCCCGCGCGGTGCTGCGCGATGCGCCGGTGCTGCTGCTCGACGAGGCGACCTCGGCGCTGGACGCGGAAAGTGAAACCCTGGTGCAGCAGGCGCTCGGCACGCTGATGCAGGGCCGCACCACGCTGGTGATCGCCCACCGGCTTGCCACCGTGCTTTCCGCCGACCGGATCGTGGTCATGGACGAAGGTCGGATCGTCGAGGAGGGCCGGCACGAAACGCTGGTCAAGAGGAACGGACTGTACGCCCGCCTTGCCCGATTGCAATTCGATGTCGGGACCGAGCGGCGGGCGGGATAA
- the rpmE gene encoding 50S ribosomal protein L31, with protein MKADIHPDYHTIKVVMTDGTEYETRSTWGKEGDVLNLDIDPTSHPAWTGGSQQLLDRGGRVSKFNKRFGGLGI; from the coding sequence ATGAAGGCTGATATTCATCCCGATTATCACACGATCAAGGTCGTCATGACAGACGGCACCGAATACGAAACCCGCTCCACCTGGGGCAAGGAAGGCGATGTCCTGAACCTCGACATCGACCCGACCTCGCATCCGGCATGGACCGGCGGCTCGCAGCAGCTGCTCGATCGCGGCGGCCGCGTTTCGAAGTTCAACAAGCGCTTCGGCGGTCTCGGCATCTGA
- the rcdA gene encoding protease adaptor protein RcdA: MTSTGAKPINFAGRAASSPQFYALYAEGMTLVETTAAYLDGPGRAASKLLGPLGSALYSTESIRLTTRLMQLASWLLLQRSLNTGEMTLDQVVQERRKLRLGDGDDRIPHGWNELPPGFRDLAAHTDRLEARIRKLDDSLMKTAAAEAPEISENQVIAQIDLLQTAFARR; encoded by the coding sequence ATGACCAGTACCGGGGCGAAACCCATAAATTTTGCCGGCAGGGCCGCAAGCTCTCCGCAATTCTACGCGCTCTACGCCGAGGGCATGACGCTTGTCGAGACGACGGCCGCCTATCTCGATGGCCCCGGCCGCGCCGCCTCGAAGCTCCTCGGTCCGCTGGGCTCCGCACTCTACTCCACGGAATCGATCCGGCTCACCACACGGCTGATGCAGCTTGCCTCCTGGCTGCTGCTCCAGCGCTCGCTCAATACCGGCGAAATGACGCTGGATCAGGTGGTGCAGGAGCGCCGCAAACTCCGGCTCGGCGATGGCGATGACCGCATCCCGCACGGGTGGAACGAACTTCCGCCGGGCTTCCGCGACCTCGCGGCCCATACCGACCGGCTCGAGGCGCGCATCCGCAAACTCGACGACAGCCTGATGAAAACCGCGGCGGCTGAGGCCCCGGAAATTTCAGAGAACCAGGTGATCGCCCAGATCGACCTGCTGCAGACCGCCTTCGCGCGGCGCTGA
- a CDS encoding DUF1192 domain-containing protein gives MWNEDDRAPKKSNYAIGSDLEPHSVEALKGFAEELRGEIERIEAAIRRKGSDRKAAESFFRK, from the coding sequence ATGTGGAACGAGGATGATCGCGCGCCGAAGAAGAGCAATTATGCGATCGGTTCCGACCTTGAGCCGCATTCCGTCGAGGCGCTGAAAGGCTTCGCGGAGGAGCTTCGCGGCGAGATCGAACGCATCGAGGCGGCGATCCGACGCAAGGGCAGCGACCGCAAGGCGGCCGAAAGTTTCTTCAGAAAATAA
- a CDS encoding MFS transporter — protein MKRSIFPVFALLLGTLFLFLGNGLHGLLLPLRGAAEGYSDTALGFIGTSWASGFVLGCLLAPRLIMRIGHVRAFSGFIAIICMVALTTGIFVDEYAWIALRAATGFAMAGTQMIIESWLNERVDNSSRGVVFTFYTGITLLGVVGGQLVVGFGNTNTPILFMVAGIFYCVAMLPTTMSNAASPRPLQAVRIDLKLLYRNSPVACIGVLLTGIANGAFGTLVAVFATRAGLPDSQIAFLVTSAILAGAVAQVPFGKISDMTDRRYVIAALSGTAALAALMIFLFEPGAEVLIGLVVIYGATANVLYPVTASHANDFARPEDYVKISSGLLFLFGIGTIIGPTVGGPVMSAFGPYALFIITALAHLLILAYALLRARLRAPVPMAEREAFMAMPDAGTPVSTREGVAFRTPTREYGEDGTDDESAVRAGEDENVERG, from the coding sequence ATGAAACGCAGTATCTTCCCCGTTTTCGCGCTCCTGCTCGGCACATTGTTTCTATTCCTGGGCAATGGTCTGCACGGTCTTCTTCTGCCACTGCGCGGCGCGGCGGAAGGCTACAGCGATACCGCGCTTGGCTTTATCGGCACGTCCTGGGCGAGCGGTTTCGTGCTCGGCTGTCTTTTAGCCCCCAGGCTGATCATGCGCATCGGCCATGTGCGGGCGTTTTCAGGCTTTATCGCGATCATCTGCATGGTGGCGCTGACGACCGGCATCTTCGTCGATGAATATGCCTGGATCGCGCTGCGCGCCGCGACCGGCTTTGCCATGGCCGGAACCCAGATGATCATCGAGAGCTGGCTCAACGAGCGGGTCGACAATTCCAGCCGCGGCGTGGTTTTCACCTTCTATACCGGCATCACCCTGCTCGGCGTGGTTGGCGGCCAGCTCGTGGTCGGTTTCGGCAACACCAACACGCCGATCCTGTTCATGGTGGCCGGCATATTCTACTGCGTTGCAATGTTGCCGACGACGATGTCGAACGCGGCTTCGCCACGCCCCCTTCAGGCGGTGAGGATCGACCTCAAGCTGCTCTACCGCAATTCGCCGGTCGCCTGTATCGGCGTACTCCTGACCGGCATCGCCAACGGCGCGTTCGGCACGCTTGTGGCCGTGTTTGCAACCCGCGCCGGTCTGCCGGATAGCCAGATCGCGTTTCTCGTGACCAGCGCCATTCTCGCCGGCGCGGTGGCGCAGGTTCCTTTCGGCAAGATCTCGGACATGACCGACAGGCGCTATGTGATCGCGGCGCTTTCCGGCACAGCGGCGCTCGCCGCGCTGATGATCTTCCTGTTCGAGCCCGGCGCCGAGGTTCTGATCGGCCTCGTCGTGATCTACGGCGCGACGGCAAACGTGCTCTACCCGGTCACCGCATCGCATGCCAATGACTTCGCAAGGCCGGAAGACTATGTGAAGATTTCTAGCGGCCTGTTGTTCCTGTTCGGCATCGGCACCATTATCGGCCCCACGGTCGGCGGCCCGGTGATGTCCGCCTTCGGCCCCTATGCGCTGTTCATCATCACCGCCCTCGCCCATCTGCTGATCCTCGCCTACGCGCTGCTGCGCGCGCGCCTTCGCGCGCCCGTGCCGATGGCCGAACGCGAGGCCTTCATGGCGATGCCGGATGCGGGAACGCCGGTCTCGACCCGCGAAGGGGTTGCGTTCAGAACACCCACCCGGGAATATGGCGAAGACGGCACGGATGACGAAAGCGCCGTGCGAGCAGGGGAGGACGAAAATGTGGAACGAGGATGA
- a CDS encoding amino acid ABC transporter ATP-binding protein, which translates to MTNVETVDTSHMTVSDTEVAVDMINVNKWYGDFHVLRDINLKVMRGERIVIAGPSGSGKSTMIRCINRLEEHQKGTIIVDDIELTDDLKKIDEIRREVGMVFQHFNLFPHLTILENCTLAPIWVRKMPKKQAEEIAMHYLERVKIPEQADKYPGQLSGGQQQRVAIARSLCMSPKIMLFDEPTSALDPEMIKEVLDTMVGLAEEGMTMLCVTHEMGFARQVANRVIFMDQGQIVEQNSPAEFFDNPQHERTKLFLSQILH; encoded by the coding sequence ATGACCAATGTAGAGACTGTAGACACCTCCCATATGACCGTCTCGGATACCGAGGTCGCGGTCGACATGATCAATGTCAACAAGTGGTATGGCGACTTTCACGTCCTGCGCGACATCAACCTGAAGGTGATGCGCGGCGAACGCATCGTCATCGCCGGGCCGTCCGGTTCGGGCAAATCGACGATGATCCGCTGTATCAACCGGCTGGAGGAACACCAGAAGGGCACGATCATCGTCGACGACATCGAACTGACCGACGACCTGAAGAAGATCGATGAAATCCGCCGCGAGGTCGGCATGGTGTTCCAGCACTTCAACCTGTTCCCGCATCTGACGATCCTGGAGAACTGCACGCTGGCGCCGATCTGGGTGCGCAAGATGCCGAAGAAACAGGCCGAGGAAATCGCGATGCATTACCTGGAGCGGGTGAAGATTCCCGAGCAGGCGGACAAATATCCCGGCCAGCTTTCCGGCGGTCAGCAGCAGCGCGTGGCGATTGCGCGTTCGCTGTGCATGAGCCCGAAGATCATGCTGTTCGACGAGCCGACATCGGCGCTCGATCCGGAAATGATCAAGGAAGTGCTCGACACCATGGTCGGCCTTGCCGAGGAGGGCATGACGATGCTGTGCGTGACCCACGAAATGGGCTTCGCCCGTCAGGTCGCCAACCGCGTGATCTTCATGGACCAGGGCCAGATCGTCGAACAGAACTCCCCCGCCGAGTTCTTCGACAACCCCCAGCACGAGCGCACCAAGCTGTTCCTCAGCCAGATCCTGCATTAG
- a CDS encoding amino acid ABC transporter permease, giving the protein MAQDLAYVRKEMQAQRPAPKKEGTAIQWVRANLFATPKDAILSIIGIIFLVWAIPPIVDWLFINAAWTGTDRATCATVAQGGIRPDGWSGACWAFIGNKMDQIIFGRYPDAELWRPILVGAVFTILLIPMLMPRAPHKGWNAFLLFLALPFISFFILYGGVFGLPVVDTSAWGGLMVTLILSYFAIAVSLPFGIMLALGRRSKLPVVRTLSIMFIEVVRGVPLITILFMASVMLPLFLPEGMTINKFLRAIVGVSLFISAYMAEVIRGGLQAMPKGQFEGAASLGLGYWQTMRLIILPQAIKLVIPAIVNQFISIFKDTSLVSIIGMFDLLGIIKFNFTDSTWASPVTPITGLLFAGLVFWVFCFGMSRYSSFMERHLDTGHRS; this is encoded by the coding sequence ATGGCGCAAGACCTGGCTTATGTCCGAAAGGAAATGCAGGCGCAGCGGCCTGCGCCGAAGAAGGAAGGCACGGCAATCCAGTGGGTCAGAGCCAATCTGTTCGCCACGCCCAAGGATGCGATCCTCTCCATCATCGGCATCATCTTTCTGGTCTGGGCGATACCGCCGATCGTCGATTGGCTGTTTATCAACGCCGCCTGGACCGGGACGGACCGCGCGACCTGCGCAACGGTGGCGCAGGGCGGCATCCGGCCGGATGGCTGGAGCGGCGCGTGCTGGGCCTTCATCGGCAACAAGATGGATCAGATCATCTTCGGCCGGTATCCGGACGCGGAACTCTGGCGTCCGATCCTCGTCGGCGCGGTGTTCACCATCCTGCTGATCCCGATGCTGATGCCCAGGGCGCCGCACAAGGGCTGGAACGCCTTTCTGCTGTTCCTGGCGCTGCCGTTCATCTCCTTCTTCATTCTGTATGGCGGCGTTTTCGGCCTTCCGGTCGTCGACACCTCGGCCTGGGGCGGGTTGATGGTGACGCTGATCCTGTCCTACTTCGCGATCGCGGTATCGCTGCCGTTCGGCATCATGCTGGCGCTCGGGCGGCGCTCGAAACTGCCGGTGGTGCGCACGCTCTCCATCATGTTCATCGAAGTGGTGCGCGGCGTGCCGCTGATCACGATCCTGTTCATGGCGAGCGTGATGCTGCCGCTGTTCCTGCCCGAGGGCATGACCATCAACAAGTTCCTGCGCGCGATCGTCGGCGTGTCGCTGTTCATCTCCGCCTATATGGCCGAGGTGATCCGCGGCGGCCTGCAGGCGATGCCGAAGGGACAGTTCGAGGGCGCGGCATCGCTTGGCCTTGGCTACTGGCAGACGATGCGGCTGATCATCCTGCCGCAGGCGATCAAGCTGGTGATCCCGGCGATCGTCAACCAGTTCATCTCGATCTTCAAGGACACCTCACTGGTCTCGATCATCGGCATGTTCGACCTGCTCGGCATCATCAAGTTCAACTTCACCGACTCCACCTGGGCCTCGCCCGTCACCCCGATCACCGGCCTGTTGTTTGCCGGTCTCGTTTTCTGGGTCTTCTGCTTCGGCATGTCGCGCTATTCCAGCTTCATGGAACGCCACCTGGACACCGGACACAGAAGTTAG
- a CDS encoding amino acid ABC transporter permease, giving the protein MADTTSNASFGESRVAALLYNPAVRGFVYQLVTVILVVAFVWWVTDNTITNLQNAGIASGFGFLDSRAGFDIAQTPIAYNNDMTYGRALVVGIINTVIVSVAGIITATIVGFLVGVGQLSSNWLIARLSQIYVEIFRNIPPLLVIFFFYTGVLSLLPSARDSLSFPLDIYLNNRGLAFPTPIFGPGSWLMTAAFVVAIVAVVTLALWARRRQMATGQQFPVIRTSLAILILLPLLGYFAAGMPVTFDIPVKGRFNLAGGAVIGPEFMSLYLALSLYTAAFMAEIIRGGILGVAKGQTEAAAALGLHPRKVTRLVVVPQAMRIIIPPMTSEYLSLTKNSSLAVAIGYADIVAVGKTVLNQTGQAVEVVTIWMIIYLTLSILTSIFMNWFNAKMALVER; this is encoded by the coding sequence ATGGCTGATACGACAAGCAACGCTTCCTTTGGGGAGTCGCGGGTTGCCGCGCTTCTATACAATCCCGCTGTCAGAGGTTTCGTCTACCAGCTGGTGACGGTTATCCTGGTCGTGGCATTTGTCTGGTGGGTCACAGACAACACCATCACGAACCTTCAGAACGCCGGCATCGCCTCCGGCTTCGGCTTTCTCGACAGTCGCGCCGGCTTCGACATCGCGCAGACCCCGATCGCCTACAATAACGACATGACCTATGGCCGCGCCCTGGTTGTCGGCATCATCAACACGGTCATCGTCTCGGTCGCGGGCATCATCACCGCAACCATCGTCGGCTTTCTCGTCGGGGTCGGACAGCTTTCCTCGAACTGGCTGATTGCCAGGCTCAGCCAGATCTATGTCGAGATCTTCCGCAACATTCCGCCGCTGCTGGTCATCTTCTTCTTCTATACCGGCGTCCTGTCGCTGCTGCCTTCGGCGCGCGACTCGCTTTCCTTTCCCCTCGACATCTACCTCAACAATCGCGGACTGGCCTTTCCCACCCCGATCTTCGGGCCGGGTTCGTGGCTGATGACGGCCGCGTTTGTGGTCGCGATCGTCGCGGTTGTCACCCTTGCGCTCTGGGCCCGGCGTCGGCAGATGGCGACCGGGCAGCAGTTTCCGGTGATCAGAACCAGCCTCGCGATCCTGATCCTGCTACCGCTCCTCGGCTATTTCGCAGCCGGCATGCCGGTAACGTTCGACATTCCGGTCAAGGGCCGTTTCAACCTGGCCGGCGGCGCCGTGATCGGTCCGGAATTCATGTCGCTCTACCTGGCGCTTTCGCTCTATACCGCCGCCTTCATGGCAGAGATCATCCGCGGCGGCATTCTGGGCGTTGCCAAGGGCCAGACAGAGGCCGCGGCGGCGCTCGGCCTGCATCCGCGCAAGGTCACCCGGCTCGTCGTCGTACCCCAGGCGATGCGGATCATCATTCCGCCGATGACCAGCGAATATCTGAGCCTCACCAAGAACTCCTCGCTCGCCGTCGCGATCGGCTACGCCGATATCGTCGCCGTCGGCAAGACGGTGCTCAACCAGACCGGTCAGGCCGTCGAGGTGGTGACGATCTGGATGATCATCTACCTCACCCTTTCAATCCTGACATCGATCTTCATGAACTGGTTCAATGCCAAGATGGCCCTGGTGGAGAGATAA
- a CDS encoding amino acid ABC transporter substrate-binding protein, with protein sequence MKKTILSAAIGAVVLGLGAQGATATTLEDVKSKGTLTCGVSTGLQGFSAPDNEGNWSGLDVDYCRAISAAIFGDPDKVNFVALTATDRFPALQSGEVDVLSRNTTWTLSRDTSLGLDFRTVNYYDGQGFMVPKDLGVSSAKELSGAAVCVQSGTTTELNLADYFSANGMDYNPVVYEQLEDVNNAFNQGRCDVYTTDQSGLYAIRLTLTDPDNYVILPEIISKEPLGPAVRQGDDQWGDIVSWVHYAMLNAEEFGITSENVDEMAETSDNPGIKRLLGTETDSKLGADLGLDEKWAYNVIKLVGNYGEIFDKDVGAGSPLKIDRGLNALWTDGGLQYGPPIR encoded by the coding sequence ATGAAAAAGACGATTCTGTCAGCCGCGATCGGCGCAGTAGTCTTGGGTCTTGGCGCCCAGGGCGCTACGGCCACGACACTTGAGGACGTCAAATCAAAGGGAACTTTGACTTGCGGCGTCAGCACGGGCCTGCAGGGCTTTTCCGCGCCCGACAATGAGGGTAACTGGTCCGGTCTGGACGTCGATTATTGCCGCGCGATCTCCGCCGCGATCTTCGGCGATCCCGACAAGGTGAATTTCGTTGCCCTGACGGCAACCGACCGTTTCCCGGCGCTGCAGTCCGGCGAAGTCGACGTGCTGAGCCGCAACACCACCTGGACGCTGTCGCGCGACACCTCGCTCGGCCTCGATTTCCGCACCGTCAACTATTATGACGGCCAGGGCTTCATGGTGCCGAAGGATCTCGGCGTCTCGTCGGCCAAGGAACTCTCCGGCGCTGCCGTCTGCGTTCAGTCCGGCACCACCACCGAACTGAACCTTGCCGATTACTTCTCGGCCAACGGCATGGACTACAATCCGGTCGTCTACGAACAGCTCGAAGACGTCAACAACGCCTTCAATCAGGGCCGTTGCGACGTTTATACCACTGACCAGTCCGGCCTTTATGCGATCCGTCTGACGCTGACCGATCCGGACAACTACGTGATCCTGCCCGAGATCATCTCGAAGGAGCCGCTTGGGCCGGCCGTTCGCCAGGGCGACGACCAGTGGGGCGATATCGTTTCGTGGGTTCACTACGCGATGCTGAACGCCGAAGAATTCGGGATCACCTCGGAAAATGTCGACGAAATGGCCGAGACCTCCGACAATCCGGGGATCAAGCGCCTGCTCGGCACCGAGACCGACAGCAAGCTCGGCGCCGATCTCGGCCTCGACGAAAAGTGGGCCTACAATGTCATCAAGCTCGTCGGCAATTACGGCGAAATCTTCGACAAGGATGTCGGCGCGGGCAGCCCTCTGAAGATCGACCGCGGCCTGAACGCGCTGTGGACCGATGGCGGCCTGCAATACGGCCCGCCGATCCGCTAA
- a CDS encoding cystathionine beta-lyase produces the protein MDAMARIPEAASDMGDNTKLAHCGHDPQSYYGFVNPPVVHASTVLFPNAKTTVEGGQKYTYGTHGTPTTDAANAAFTMLENAAGTLLYPSGLASITMPWLAFLKPGDHVLIVDSVYDPARRFADNVLRGLGVEVEYYDPALGADIEGRFRSNTRLLHTESPGSNTFEIQDIRLLSDIAHARDAIVSMDNTWATPLYFKPLDFGADLSLSAATKYPSGHSDILMGTASANERCFPQLLQHYTWTGMCAAPDDSYQILRGLRTMGVRLAHHQKSALEVAAWLEDQPGVSRVLHPGLPSFPGHDLWKRDFKGATGLFSVVLAAEEGAFRRRQHAFLDALDLFGIGYSWGGYESLAVPVNLSNRTISTAPEDGPLIRLQIGLEDVGDLMADLEKGLAAARAA, from the coding sequence ATGGATGCCATGGCCAGAATACCCGAAGCCGCCTCCGACATGGGCGATAATACCAAGCTTGCCCATTGCGGGCATGATCCGCAATCCTATTACGGCTTCGTCAATCCGCCGGTGGTGCATGCCTCGACGGTGCTGTTTCCCAATGCAAAAACGACCGTCGAAGGCGGCCAGAAATACACCTATGGCACCCATGGCACGCCGACCACCGATGCCGCCAACGCCGCCTTCACCATGCTGGAAAACGCCGCCGGTACGCTGCTTTATCCCTCGGGGCTTGCCTCGATCACCATGCCGTGGCTGGCCTTCCTGAAGCCCGGCGATCATGTGCTGATCGTCGATTCGGTCTATGATCCGGCCCGCCGCTTCGCCGACAATGTGTTGAGAGGGTTGGGGGTCGAGGTCGAGTATTACGATCCGGCGCTCGGAGCCGATATCGAGGGCAGGTTCAGGTCCAACACCAGGCTTTTGCATACCGAATCCCCCGGATCGAACACGTTCGAGATCCAGGATATCCGGCTGCTGTCCGATATCGCCCACGCCCGTGACGCGATCGTTTCGATGGACAATACCTGGGCGACGCCGCTCTATTTCAAGCCGCTCGATTTCGGCGCCGACCTGTCGCTCAGCGCGGCGACCAAATATCCGTCCGGCCATTCCGACATTCTGATGGGCACGGCTTCGGCCAATGAGCGCTGCTTCCCGCAGCTTCTCCAGCATTATACCTGGACAGGCATGTGCGCGGCCCCGGACGACAGCTACCAGATCCTGCGGGGGCTGAGAACGATGGGCGTGCGTCTCGCGCATCATCAGAAAAGCGCGCTCGAAGTGGCGGCGTGGCTGGAAGACCAGCCGGGCGTGTCGCGGGTGCTGCATCCCGGCCTGCCGTCATTCCCCGGCCATGATCTGTGGAAGCGCGATTTCAAGGGCGCGACAGGTCTGTTCTCGGTGGTGCTCGCGGCCGAGGAGGGCGCTTTCCGCCGCCGCCAGCATGCCTTCCTCGACGCGCTGGACCTGTTCGGCATCGGCTATTCCTGGGGCGGATATGAATCGCTTGCGGTGCCGGTAAACCTGTCCAACCGCACAATAAGCACCGCCCCTGAGGACGGCCCGCTGATCCGCCTCCAGATCGGCCTTGAGGACGTCGGGGACCTGATGGCCGACCTCGAAAAGGGGCTGGCGGCCGCGCGGGCCGCGTAA